The Melopsittacus undulatus isolate bMelUnd1 chromosome 21, bMelUnd1.mat.Z, whole genome shotgun sequence region CTGGCAGTGATGGACGAGCCCGGAGGGACCCCAGCCCCAGCGCTGGCATTAATTACCAGCCAAGTGACAAGGCAGCAACACGAGAGAGGTGCCGGAAGCCTTCAACCAGCTCTGGCAGCGTGTGAATGGGGCGGCCGTGTGGGGATGTGCTGCAGGGGACCACGGGTGTGCGTTGGGACATGTGTGCATCAGGATACGTGTGTGTATTAGGACATGTGTGCGCAGCGGGACATGTGTGTGCAGTGGGATGTAGATGTGCATCAGGGCACATGTGCATGGGGATACAGGTGAATTGGGACATGTATGTGAGGACACGGCAGGATGAGGCCCTGGCCATGGTCCCTGGCATGTCCCCAGCCTGGTGCCCGTGTCCCCACGTGGTGACAGATGCTTCAGCTCACAGGGGCACTCCAGGGGTCGATGACAccagtgctggtggctgcagaTGACCAATGGCACCAATCACCTGGAGACCCCCATGGCCCCCCAGGACTGGGGCACCCcaggggcagccccacacacacGGCTGTGGGCACACGGAGCTGCAGCCACTGGCGGGCTCCATCCGCCCCCAGCGCTGGAGCCAAACCTGACGTTTGGAATTGGGGTTACTTAAAGGAATCAATGAGGATGTGAGACCTCTCCCCCCACCTCTCCCATCCATCCTGTGCTGCAACAGAGGGGTCCTGGGAGGCATCCTGGGGGCTGAAGAGCCCCCCCAGCCACGGGGGGGTCCCCTATTGAGGGTGATGAGGCTGAGCCCCCCCGCGCCAGGCAGCGAAGCGTGGGCTGGGGCCGCTGGGACCCGCTGTCAAGGAGGCAGCCAGGCGGGGCGGGCTGCGCGGGGGGGCGCTGTCAGCGCGTCCTGACGGGCAGCATCTTCCCTATTGCCTCTCAGCATCCTCCCATTGCTCACAGCATCCTCCATTGCTCACAGCatcttcccatttctcaccgCATCCTTCCATtgcccccccagcatccccccatagcccccagcaTCTCCCCCGTTGCTCACAGCATCTCCCTTCTGCCCCCATTCCACCGCAGCATCACCCCATTgccaccagcatcctgcctCTCGTCCCCCCACCCCAGTGCTGGGGGCCCCCTCCAGCCCCGGCACAGCACATAGTGGGGAGACACACCCCAAAGTCCATCGGCTGCGTCGCTGTGGGGTTATGAGCCTGGAGGGGTTTAGCCCCCCCAGTGCTGAGCCCCCGGTGCAGGACGGCTGCAGGGCCGTTAATAATGGATGAGCCCAAATTGGCGGCTGCAGCCGGTTAATCCCGGCAAACACGGCGGCGCTGAGCAAACAGCGGCTGCACGAGGGGGGGCTCAAGTCCACCCTGCACCTGGTGCCTccgggggggctgtggggctgctgtggggctgccccccaccctctgtcccagcactgctgctggtgccCTTTGCCCGATGCTGCGGGGCAAAGTCTGTCAGGGGAGCGGCACCACGGGACCTCCATGGGGAGAGGTGGGTCAGGATAGGGGTCAGGGGGGGCTTATGTGTCCGTGGGTGTGTTCATGGGGTTCTGGGTGGGTTCATGGGGTTCTGGATGGGTTTATGGGGCACTGGGTGGGCCTGGTGGGTGCTGGGTGGAGAGGCACTATCGTGGGTGGGCACATGGGAGCCATGTTAGTCTGCACAGTCCTGAATGGGCACATAGGACCCCACTGGAGGGGTCTTTttggggggggacacagcacGACCCGAGGGTCCCTGATTGCACCATCCACCCCACAGGGTGCCAAACACCGTGGCCTTGCTGGTGCACCCCAGGGCGGTGACACACACCATGGCCAAGCAGCTGCTGGTGGCCTATGGCCTGTGGGCTCTTGGAGGGCCACTGGGCCTGCACCACCTCTACCTGGGCCGGGACAGCCACGCACTGCTCTGGATGCTCACACTGGGCGGCTTCGGCGCCGGGTGGCTCTGGGATGCGTGGCACCTGCCGAGCTGGGTGGCGACGGCCAACGGGGCTCCCGTGGCCCGCACTGGGCCGGTACCGGCGCTCAGCACCCTGCGCCTGGCTGGCCAGGTGTTGGTGGGGGTGTACTTCGGGCTAGCGGCAGCGCTGGGGCTGCCGGGGGTTCCGGCCGTGCTGGCGCAGCCCCTGGCCGTGGGGCTCGGGGTGCAGCTGGTGGCCTCTGTGGGGGACCAGACATCGGACGCGCCCCGCACGGTGGCCGCAGCCTTCGCCGCCTCTTTCCTGTTCCAGGGCCGGGTGCTGGGGCCGCTGCCCATCAGCGTGGCCGCTGCCATCGCCGCCCAGCGGCACCGGCGCTACCGGCCCCGTGGGGCTCCGCGGCCCCGgctgcgagcccggctctacCGCCTGGTGCTGGCACTCGTGGCCTTCGCAGCGCCGCTCGCCTGCCGCGGGCTCAGCGGGGCGCTGGCGCTGGCCCGGGCGGTCACcgagctcctgctcctgcccctgcgCACCGGGCAGCTCCTGGCCGAGGTCCTGGGCTTCGGGGGCAGCTCCCGGGGATGCGGCACCGGCGTCGAAGGGAGCGAGCGGCAGCGGAGGGCGTTTGAGGTGCGGGATGCGGCGCTGGGTACCGGGCAGAGGAGGGGGCTGCGGGGTCCATGGGGTTCCGTGGCTGCCGTGCCCTGAGGGGGACACCCCCCCTTTCTAGGGTCCCCTCCGGCTGCTGGAGGTACCCGTGCGGCCCCGGGAGCAGGTCAGGTCCCCGCAGTCCCCTCTCGCCCGCAGGTCCTGGGTCTCCCACCCGGCTCCTCCATAGAGGCCGTGCACCAGAGCTACCGGGAGCTGGTGAAGCTTTGGCACCCGGACCACAACCGGCACCGTGCCCAGGAGGCCGAGCGGCGCTTCATCGAGCTGCTGGAGGCCTACGAGGAGCTGGCGGGGCCCCGGAGAGCCCCGGGCTGATGCCGGGGCGGCTGAACACGAGTGTGCCTCTCTCTGCTGCCCGGTTCCTTCTGGTGCGACACGAGCGAGGGGTGGGGCCCCTGGGATGCACGGGGGGGTGACCCCGGGCTCGTGAACACCGTGCACGCGGTCTGCCCACGGGGATCCACCGTTCCCTGCGCACCCGGCAGCTCCGGGCCTGTGCAGGCAGAGCGGGGTCTCGAACCCGCAGCCCCGGGCTCAGCCGCTCCCCCCATGGCCCCGCTCCGCCTTCGGCCGCTCCCGGACAGCACTCGGGTGTTTCCGCCTCAGGGCGGCGGCTCTCGGCTGTTTCCGTCCACGTTCGGCACCGGCGGCCCCGCCCCGGCCCGTCCCTCCTGGATCCGATTGGCTCTCTGCGGAGGTTGGTCCCGCCTTTCCTGGCGTGGGTGGGCGGGACTTTTGCTGTTCGGTCGGCAGGGCCTCTTCTCCATTGGCTGGCGAGGCAGAACTCTCCTCGCGCCGcggctccctgctcccctctcaTTGGCCAGAAGCGCTCGGCCCGGCCCGGGCGTCGCATCTGAAAGGCTGGCGGACCAGGAGGGCGGACTAAGCCGGCCCTTTCCCCCTCTCTCATTGGAGGGGGGCGGGAGCTTTGCGGAGATCCCACGTCGCCATTGGCTGGCGAGCGGTGGCCGCGTCCTGATTGGTTGTAGGGCGGCTTCAGGGCTCCTGCCGGGCCGCGGCCCTCCGCCCCCCTCCCGGTGCATCGCGGCGGTCTGAGGTGAGGGGGGGCGGCACCGGGGCCAGGGCCGCGGGTGGGCACCGGGTGGGCCCTGAGCGCCTACTGGGGCCGGGGAGGCCTCGGTGGGGCGGCCGTGGGGGGAGCGGCTTTGAGGGTGgttatgggggtaatgggggtgctgtgggggggggggtgatggagatgaccccccctccagccccatccgCTCCATGGGGAGCAGGGATCCCCCTCCAACCCCTGTtcccagccctggggagaagtGTGTCCACGTCTCTCTGAGGGTACCGAGGATCTTGATCCCACCGGTGATTCCCAGTTTGTGGAATCTGAGTGTGGCAACAGCATCCCAGCAGGAATGCTGCCCAAGGAGCCCTGACCCCGCTCTGCTCCTTGTTCAGGCATCTCCGAGCGCTGTGTGGGCTTTGGAAGCTGGATCCCAGTGTTGGGAAGCACCATTGGGATGTATCGCGGTGTTTCCTTGTGTTTTCCCCTCGGGAATCCATCCTGTTCCTTCTTTTTGCCCTAAGTGCTGGCCAGTGAAGGCTGAGAGGGGCATGGTTGGGAGTTGTGAATGCCTGGGCATAGCGCAGTGGGAGCAGGGACATGGAAAGTGGGAATTTAATCAGGATATAGCCTGTTGTCTTCCAGCTTCGTGCTGCTTCCCAAGGAAACACCAGGAACTGCCTTCCCCAGATCCATGAGGGGTACTGAGAACCTGATTGTATTCATCCTCAGATGGTTCTTGTCATTGTATCATTCCCAAtccttcctccagcagcaggaaaggcCACATCCAAAGGGAAAGGCTGGTTCATGCCAGTGCCTTGCTCCAGTGCGGCCGGCGTTTGCTGGAAGGAGCTTTGGGAAAGGGTTTGAGGGGATAAAACCCCATCCCCAGGTTGCAGTTCCCTGCTCCTGGATGTGGGATTCCAATGGGAATGATCCGTGGCCtgtttcagggaagaaaagttCTTGGAGCAGGAAGGATGGAGGCTCTATTGGAGTGAGTGTGTGCGTGAACTGGGATCTGCAGCTAAAACTTCCTGTGTCCTATGGCAGGTAGAATAAATCCAGGTATCCCCAATGGAACTGTCCCTTCTGGAGCTGGCCCAGGCTGGGAATGGAGTTAATTCCCTACAGGAGGGATTCAGGGCTGGGGAAGCTCCCGCATTCCTGAGGTGCTGGAGGCTTGGACAATGGGGTTGTATTCACAGTGCTCAGTTACACCCTGGAGCATTTCTCCTCTGGGACATGCTCTGGGAATGGTTCTGGGATGGCTCTAGGAGTGGCTCTGGATGAGCTCCATGGAGATAAAAACCGGGAAGTGAAGTGGCTGCTGAGCCCCAGAGCCAGGTGCTGCTGCACCGTGTGGATGTGAAACCCCTCTGGCAGCACATTCCCTCTCAGAATTCCCCATTTCCCAGCAAAAAGCTCTTCCACAGCCTCCTAAACGCAAATCCAGACAAACTGTTCCCTGTTCATCCCTTTCCCTTCCATAGGGAGCCATTGAGCTCCAGAGTCGGCTGCTGGAGTGGGAGAAGCTGCTGTGTTTGATCCCGAACCCAGCTCTTTCCTGCTGCCTCTAAAGTGCTGGagcttttcctgcttcccaaaGGAGCCACTGGTTGTGCCGTTAACGGGAACGTTTGTTTCCAATGGGATCTGCTGAACTTTTCCTGTGTTGGTAACAGGGGGCTCTTTCCATGGGCTGCATCTTCCCATCCTTGCATCCCTGTAGGCTTTGGTTGCCAGCCTGGTATCACTCCCATGCTTGGAATCCAGCTTGCCAAGGAGTAATTCCAAGCCCGTTCTATGTTTGTTCCCACCACAGGACTTCAGCACGGTTTAGTTGTCCCCTTTGGAACAGGGAAAACTCCCTTTCTGGGCTGCTAAAGTGCTTTGGGATTGGCTTTTCAGCCTGGGATCAGGTACAGAGCTCCGGTGTCACAGGGCACCTTCCCCACCCGCCCTTATCTCCCACCTCTGGAGCCATTCCCGGTGCAGCCACAGTGGGAAGTGAAACTACTCGGAGCGAGCTCTGAGCTCCGAACCGTGCCTGATCCCGCACAGAAttcccagcaggagcagagctgaatgGCCATCGTGTTTCCCAGGGGGGGATTTGGTGCCTCTGAAGGAATGAAAGGATTTATCTGGGAATGTTCTGGGATTCTTGGCAGGTAAAAATCCCTTTTTGTGCTCTGGGATTTGGAGTTTCAGGGGCAGGGATTCAAAACTATCCTGGAGCAAATAAGATCCCAATGATGGGAATGTCTGGGTTTGGACCCTGGAGCTGAACCTGCCGCACTGAGGCCAGTTCCTGTGTGCCAGGAGCCTCGCTGCATTCCTCACATCCAATGGCCAGTGCTTGGGGGTGGCTTTTCCCTGgttttccctattttttcccattttgcttCCAGCTTTGAAGCTTTGTGCAGGGCCGGATCCTCCCCTTCCATTGTTTCCTTACCTTATGGATCCTCTTGTTCTTTGTTTAACCTGTCACCAGCCTCTCACTGCCTCCCTTAGTCAGGGCTGGCACAGGGAATGCTGTAATTCCACATGGACAGGGCAGGTTTGGGCTCCAGCTTGCTTGGATTAAGCAGGGAAAGGGCATTGAAAAACTGATGAGAACGCTGCTGTTCCAGGGGGTTCATCCCTCCTTCCTTAGGCACTGGTTTAAAGCAGCTTGGAATGGAGCCTGTTGGAATTGCACCTGGATCCTGGTGCTGTTTCAcatccctccctttccctgcttGACACTGATTCCCTTCCTAAGAAGCTTGGGGGTGTCCTGAGCATCACTTCAACCCTTTCCTTCCTTGATattcccatttctttcctttccagacCCTGAGACTTTCCCTTTGCCAGGGAAGCCTTCCTGACCAGGAGCTCCTCTTCCCAGGAAGCACAGTGATTGCAGCTGCTACCCCAGACCCTGTTTGACCATCCCATCCCAGatccctgctgcttcccactcAGATCCATTGCTCGGGGGTGAggattctgctgctgttgtcatTCCCCCTTCCCGTGTGCCTGGAAATGTCTAGGAAGCAAAACACCAGAGGTAAGAGCCATGGAACGCTGCAATGGGCACCAGTGATTCCTAAGCTCACCATTAGGGAAGGGGTTAATTGGGTTTGCTGGGTCCccatcagagctgctgcagctccttgtCACCTCCCTGGTGACAGCTCCGAGCCTCCTGGTGACAGCTTCAGCAGCATTTCATGTGTGCTTGGACAGGGATCGTCTTCCTGAATCCCACTGGGTACATGACGGGTGCAGGTGGGAGAGGAAAACCAGGATccagcagggctgcagagccCTTTGGATGCATTGGACTGGGGTCCCCAGTTGATGCCTTCTggccccagggcagggggaaCCCAAGAGGTCCCTCACAGGGAATTCTGGATCCTTCATGAGGAATTATGAGTTCCATATGGGATCAGCTCTACAAAAACCCCATTCCTGCCTTGGCCCTTGTCCTGCCAGGAATCCAACTGGGAAGCTTGGGATGGGCAAGCTCAGCTCCCTGATCCAAACTTGACCTCTTTCAATCCCTTTTCCCCgtggaaaaggacaagaagcaGGTTGAGAGCagcttttctccttgctttgtCCTCCCTGGTTTGCCTCTTCCTCTGGCaaagctgctcctgccccaggcagTGTATTCCAGGGAGGGATGAGCTTTGTCCCGAGTGGAGAATTAATCCCActgtgtggtgctggggggagcaagggggtTTGTGGCTTCTCCTTCTATTTGAACTGGCTCCTAATTAATAATTGAAGGGAATGAGGCTGACAATTCCCATCGTCTGCATCCGAGCAGCTTTTGTTCTCCGTAGCAACGCTGCCTAACTGAGGAGCTGTGTCCTCGGACAGCCCAGCCCTTGGTGGGTTCAGAGCCTTGAGGAGCAGCTGTGGCAACTGGGTAGGATGATGTGGGAGTGGGTTTGGAAGGTGCTGCTTGTTCCTTGTGCTCCTGGAAGCTTCAGGAGCATGAGGAAGATGGAACGATGCTGGGAGCGGAGCCTGGCAAGAGGCAAACAGGAGGACCAGGAGGGGAATAATGGGTCCTGGTGGGGAACAGGGAGAGGGATCATGGGAAGCTGATCCTGGGGGTCTGGCTGAAGGAGAGCAGCACGGAGCAAACACCTGGAGGGCTCCTGAAGGAAAGTGAAGGGATCTGGACTATGacacagagcaggatgctcaaggctttgtcctgctgctctccagcaccAGGCCTTGAGGGGAAGTGAGGGTTAAACCAAGCCTCCTGCCTGGCCTTGAATTGCCAATGACcactttcctgctgctttggaaTGTTAATGCAGGCAA contains the following coding sequences:
- the DNAJC22 gene encoding dnaJ homolog subfamily C member 22 — its product is MAKQLLVAYGLWALGGPLGLHHLYLGRDSHALLWMLTLGGFGAGWLWDAWHLPSWVATANGAPVARTGPVPALSTLRLAGQVLVGVYFGLAAALGLPGVPAVLAQPLAVGLGVQLVASVGDQTSDAPRTVAAAFAASFLFQGRVLGPLPISVAAAIAAQRHRRYRPRGAPRPRLRARLYRLVLALVAFAAPLACRGLSGALALARAVTELLLLPLRTGQLLAEVLGFGGSSRGCGTGVEGSERQRRAFEVLGLPPGSSIEAVHQSYRELVKLWHPDHNRHRAQEAERRFIELLEAYEELAGPRRAPG